Within the Eucalyptus grandis isolate ANBG69807.140 chromosome 1, ASM1654582v1, whole genome shotgun sequence genome, the region gtGAAGCTTTACAAGTAAAAATTCAATGCTTTGAACAAATTCTATCCATATCGACCCATAGAAAACCTTTGACCTAAATAATTTAACATGGGATTGAGCGTGCTAATAATCACCATCACAGTCAACCATCAATCAATGCGCATGTTGTAGTACCTTAgtaatttcattcattttctcttccccatCTTGGACAAATCTCTGACGTACAGCACAGATAGTATATTCGAAATTCGAATTGCGACACTTTTATCTCATCTTCATTATTGAGTCTTACAATACTCCTCGGCAAtctcaacaattttttattgGGACTATTCTGTTCATATATTTTCCATGATCCTTATTTATACCATGATTATGTTTACACCCGATTTCACAAGGCGAATGTGGTCTTAACACCTCCGAATGCGTTATCAAATCAACtacaaaaatattgaaaagtctACCTTTTCTATATTCACCAAAAAGCAATGAATTGAAAGAATCTATGCTTTAAATCTGATGAGGTGACGCTCAATCCTCGTCACCCACCTCGACCAGCCCCCCTCATTGGTCATATCTCCTTTATATGCACCATCTTTAACTCCAGCCAAGATAACCTTCCCAAGCACAAAAGCCACCTTGTTACTTTCTCCCAAGTTCctaacccctctctctctctctctctctctctctctctctctctctctcctcaactGAGCAAAATGTCTCAGGGCGATCATGAAGGAATGAACATGACTCCTGGTTCAATGTCGATGAGCAACTCATCCTCCAACGGCTACGACGGAATGaacatgaagatgatgatgcaCATGAGTTTCTATTGGGGCAAGGACGCCATCATCCTCTTCTCCGGTTGGCCAGAGCAGCGGCTCGGCATGTACGTGCTGgctctcttcttcatcttcgtcCTGGCCTTGGCAGTGGAGGTTTTGTCCGTCTCTCCCAACATTAGGACCAGCACGAACCCGATCGCGGGTGCCACTATGCAGGCAGCGATATATGGGTTGAAGATGGCCTTGGCCTATATGGTGATGCTCTCCCTCATGTCCTTCAACGTCGGGGTCTTCATCGTGGCTGTGATCGGCCATGCTTTTGGCTTCTTTCTAGTCAAGAGTCAGGCTCTGGCGGCAGCGAATAAAGCGGCCGCAGCTAGTTCTGCGGCCGCCAGCGTTGCTGCTAAAGTTTAAGTCTGGTTGCTTTTCACTTGTTAGTAGTTTCTCCCCCTCTATGATCTATCGAATTTCTTTGTAATAATGTGCATATGAAGACCTTTTCCATTTATGGGTGACTTGACTTGACCAACCATAACATTACAGGAGTGATTTAGTAGGTGAAATTAGAGGAGTTGGTTTCTTGCCAAGAGAAGTTATTTACTTCTAAGCGCAACAATATCTTTACAAACCGATCCCCAAATTGAATACTTACTAGAGTCGGAGTTGCTCATGAATATACTCTTATCACGTGAATGCATAAGATAGCTGAAATTGAATGCTAAAAGGATGATCCCTTGTTTTAATGCCAAATCGAAAATATGGGTTCCTCCTGAAATTGAGATTTTAGCTGTTCGTAAATGCTACGCATGGATGGGTACCAATTCACTCATATATTAAGTATTAATCATGGGCAAAGTTAATTTCTTTCATTCGGAAATCAACACAAGCGCAtgattttgaaacttgaaaggGGGCATGTAGATGTAGACAAAGATGGAGATGGGCGATTGAATATGAAGAACGATGGCTCACTTGGTGCCTGGATGAACCGGACCACTGGGTAGGAGCTTAGCCAACTAGTGGTCGAGCTACTAACCAAGTCCAAGTATCGTGTTGCGGAATGCAAGtgatcgaataataaaatagataaaacaaaaaacaaattaacGTGATTCGGTCATAGTACCTACTTCCATAGAGAAATCAGTGacaaatttcactataaatcaagcgatataaCAGAGATTACACgttcaagtcactcaaacactctcggtgtttcccaaacccaGATACACCCAATAAGCACATGCAATGTTTAGCCTCGAAATTTCtcataaaataatctctcaatctcacaaaaaaattaaataaatgttaAACTCGTAAGATTTAACTAGGCTTAAACACTAAATAACAAACCAAACCAATGCCAAGCACTTATGTGAAAAACCGCGCTTCAAGATCAACTCCTCTTTTTCAACAGTGGCGCCGCTACGCAAGCAGAAGCACGCCCCCAAGAGAAAGTCCCAAAATTTGATTGGTCAAAGGAGTCATCACCTAGttggagaaggaaagaaaattcgtTTTGGTTGTTTTCTTTCCTCATCTGACGCATTGACCGAGTCAATGTCAAATTAAAAATCCCCTTCCCAATTCAACCCGACGTCTCCAATGCTTGTCGATAATAATGATGTCCGTTTGTCtcctttctctgtttttttcttgaaatcctTATCCAACTTGGATTCTTTCACGCCAAAACAAAGAATCCGGACGTCCATGATATATCTTTTAGCatccataaaataataataattcattttgaatcGGCTTTTGTCTACAAgc harbors:
- the LOC104433085 gene encoding copper transporter 1-like, whose protein sequence is MSQGDHEGMNMTPGSMSMSNSSSNGYDGMNMKMMMHMSFYWGKDAIILFSGWPEQRLGMYVLALFFIFVLALAVEVLSVSPNIRTSTNPIAGATMQAAIYGLKMALAYMVMLSLMSFNVGVFIVAVIGHAFGFFLVKSQALAAANKAAAASSAAASVAAKV